From Flavobacterium lipolyticum, one genomic window encodes:
- a CDS encoding glycerophosphodiester phosphodiesterase family protein, producing MNTTKAFRISWLLTVAIAFQSCCVKENAIVAHRGAWKKNNLPENSIAALRHAIDLKLPGSEFDVWRTADDSLVINHDAHYNKLPIEETNYADLVKFKLSNGEKLPTLYEYIAEGKRNNKRTLLACEIKPSEISKERGRKTALRTVETIQKLKANKNTCYISFDYEILKQIREVDSRTSLQYLEGNKSPKEVKADRINGVDYHYSVFKKHPEWIKEAKEYKVILNAWTVNETADMDWIIDHKFNYITTNEPELLEQRIKQKK from the coding sequence ATGAATACAACTAAAGCATTTCGGATATCATGGCTTTTAACAGTAGCAATTGCTTTTCAGTCCTGCTGTGTTAAAGAAAATGCAATAGTGGCACATCGCGGGGCATGGAAAAAGAACAATCTTCCTGAAAATTCTATAGCCGCTCTAAGACATGCCATCGACTTAAAACTTCCCGGTTCAGAATTTGACGTATGGAGAACAGCCGATGATTCACTTGTAATCAATCATGACGCACATTACAACAAATTGCCTATTGAGGAAACCAATTATGCTGATCTCGTAAAGTTTAAACTTTCAAACGGAGAGAAGCTTCCAACCTTGTACGAGTATATTGCTGAAGGTAAGCGAAATAATAAACGTACACTTTTGGCTTGCGAAATAAAACCTTCGGAAATAAGTAAAGAAAGAGGAAGAAAAACGGCGTTGAGGACTGTAGAAACAATTCAAAAACTTAAAGCAAATAAAAACACCTGCTACATTAGTTTTGATTACGAAATTCTGAAACAAATCAGAGAAGTTGATTCCCGAACAAGTTTACAGTATCTCGAAGGAAACAAATCTCCGAAAGAAGTTAAAGCAGACCGTATAAACGGCGTTGATTATCATTATTCAGTATTTAAAAAGCATCCGGAATGGATCAAAGAAGCTAAAGAGTATAAGGTTATTTTAAATGCCTGGACAGTAAACGAAACGGCCGATATGGACTGGATAATTGATCATAAATTCAATTATATCACTACCAACGAACCTGAGTTGTTAGAACAAAGGATAAAACAGAAAAAATAG